A window of Pseudomonadota bacterium contains these coding sequences:
- a CDS encoding ABC transporter ATP-binding protein translates to MGAPLLQIADLVHSFGALRVHDGVSFAVEAGTITGLIGPNGAGKTTLFSVIAGALAPMAGAIWFDGSRIDGEPPDRIFRAGLARTFQIPRPFPEMTVLENVMLAPIAQAGERFWMNWFSFAKVRSEEARLRERAMEILGFTGLAEKATERAGQLSGGQQKLLELARILITEPRLILLDEPAAGVNPVLLESLLEKIVQLNRLGTTFLIIEHNMDVVMSLCRPIVVMAEGRVIYEGDAEGARLDQRVLDAYLGDVAP, encoded by the coding sequence ATGGGGGCGCCGCTCTTGCAGATTGCCGACTTGGTCCATAGCTTCGGCGCCTTGCGTGTGCATGACGGCGTCAGCTTCGCCGTCGAAGCCGGCACCATCACCGGTCTCATCGGCCCGAACGGTGCCGGCAAGACCACGCTCTTCAGCGTCATCGCCGGCGCGCTGGCACCCATGGCAGGCGCCATCTGGTTCGACGGAAGCCGCATCGACGGCGAGCCGCCCGATCGCATCTTCCGGGCGGGCCTCGCCCGCACCTTCCAGATCCCCCGGCCGTTTCCCGAGATGACGGTCTTGGAGAACGTCATGCTGGCGCCGATCGCCCAGGCGGGCGAGCGCTTCTGGATGAATTGGTTCAGCTTCGCCAAGGTCCGTTCCGAGGAAGCCCGCCTGCGCGAGCGGGCCATGGAGATCCTGGGATTCACCGGCTTGGCCGAGAAGGCGACGGAGCGCGCCGGCCAGCTCTCGGGCGGTCAGCAGAAGCTTCTTGAGCTGGCGCGCATCCTGATAACCGAGCCGAGGCTGATCCTCCTCGACGAGCCGGCGGCGGGGGTCAATCCGGTGCTGCTGGAATCCCTCTTGGAGAAGATCGTCCAGCTCAACCGGCTGGGCACGACGTTTCTCATCATCGAGCACAACATGGACGTGGTGATGAGCCTCTGTCGGCCGATCGTGGTCATGGCCGAAGGACGCGTCATCTATGAGGGCGATGCCGAAGGAGCACGCCTGGACCAGCGGGTCCTCGACGCCTATCTGGGCGACGTCGCGCCATGA
- a CDS encoding sugar phosphate isomerase/epimerase translates to MPQLKVYQSLWATELRRPGVPETPVEERFQRVKDAGYDGIALDLGALDLASARATLPLFARTGLEGLVTAFPNAIEDLRPALHLAKDLGAPFVVVVGQVMPLSLEGQVPVVLEWLALAKAEGVALQFETHRASITNDLYATLLLLDAVPEMRLAADLSHYVVDREMTLPLRAELHGYVSRILERSDSFQGRIATRNQIQVPIGFPQHRKWLELFLGWWEEGFARWRRRAGSADTLIFLAELGPPEYAMTGADGRELSDRWEEALELKRLVREVWARLESASTTNLARSPLS, encoded by the coding sequence TTGCCCCAGCTGAAGGTCTATCAATCCCTGTGGGCGACCGAGCTGCGCCGGCCCGGCGTTCCGGAGACCCCGGTCGAGGAGCGCTTCCAGCGCGTCAAGGACGCCGGCTATGACGGCATCGCGCTCGACTTGGGCGCGCTCGATCTAGCATCCGCGCGGGCGACATTGCCGCTCTTCGCCCGGACCGGGCTCGAGGGGTTGGTGACGGCGTTCCCGAACGCGATCGAGGATCTGCGTCCCGCTCTCCATCTCGCCAAGGATTTGGGCGCGCCCTTCGTCGTCGTCGTCGGCCAAGTCATGCCCTTGTCGCTGGAGGGCCAGGTCCCGGTGGTGCTGGAATGGCTGGCGCTGGCCAAGGCGGAAGGTGTGGCCCTCCAGTTCGAGACGCATCGCGCCTCGATCACCAACGACCTCTATGCGACCCTCCTGCTCTTGGACGCGGTGCCGGAGATGCGGCTGGCCGCCGACTTGTCGCACTATGTCGTCGACCGGGAGATGACCCTGCCCTTGCGCGCGGAGCTCCATGGCTATGTCAGCCGCATCCTCGAGCGCTCTGACTCCTTCCAGGGACGCATCGCCACGCGCAACCAGATCCAAGTCCCCATCGGCTTCCCCCAGCACCGGAAATGGCTGGAGCTGTTTCTCGGTTGGTGGGAAGAGGGCTTCGCCCGCTGGCGCCGGCGCGCCGGCAGCGCCGACACGCTCATCTTCCTCGCCGAGCTTGGACCGCCTGAATACGCGATGACCGGCGCCGATGGACGGGAGCTCTCCGACCGCTGGGAGGAGGCGCTCGAGCTCAAGCGGCTCGTCCGCGAGGTCTGGGCGCGGCTCGAGTCCGCGAGCACCACGAACCTTGCTCGCTCGCCGCTCAGTTGA